In one window of Streptomyces griseus subsp. griseus DNA:
- a CDS encoding DUF5954 family protein has protein sequence MGDHPEKSPDHLTINVTHRDDPVFEVTQADAFASVRKYPNIVVRGPLFGLAAQGRGERPRWRLLGELDTGFPQMARDELNSHLWFQAKDHTEDRAVRRSLLEAVARLEKEPVNEVTADGVRYRVVRADEFARIGDGRLEPPRATDPDEDSWDLDAPDPSRTEDFVVDHAAAVGLAEGIDRAGLLQLSYTAGRFPDDVRADSQRALITHPGVVLLPTTFRVVERKELSWSMVSGQYATPQGARRALVHHLTRPVPQLPDLPDMPELPAWMMVDEKEQAVHDRAAKKFMARRRPNELVVRGRRYEVVRVERVMRIGPDGPEKPRPSDTDDYGPSQIHPLMDEEGNITHSSS, from the coding sequence ATGGGCGATCACCCGGAGAAGTCGCCGGACCATCTCACCATCAACGTCACGCACCGGGACGACCCGGTCTTCGAGGTCACCCAGGCGGATGCGTTCGCCTCGGTGCGGAAGTATCCGAACATCGTGGTCCGGGGGCCGTTGTTCGGGCTCGCCGCGCAGGGACGTGGCGAGCGGCCGCGCTGGCGACTGCTGGGGGAACTCGACACCGGGTTCCCGCAGATGGCCCGGGACGAGCTGAACTCGCATCTCTGGTTCCAGGCGAAGGACCACACCGAGGACCGGGCCGTGCGGCGGTCGTTGCTGGAGGCCGTGGCCCGGCTGGAGAAGGAGCCGGTCAACGAGGTGACGGCGGACGGGGTCCGCTACCGCGTGGTGCGGGCCGACGAGTTCGCCCGGATCGGTGACGGGCGTCTGGAGCCGCCCCGGGCCACCGACCCGGACGAGGACAGCTGGGACCTGGACGCGCCCGACCCCTCCCGTACCGAGGACTTCGTGGTCGACCACGCGGCCGCCGTCGGGCTGGCCGAGGGGATCGACCGGGCCGGGCTGCTCCAGCTCTCCTACACCGCCGGCCGCTTCCCCGACGACGTACGGGCCGATTCCCAGAGGGCGTTGATCACCCACCCGGGCGTCGTGCTCCTCCCGACGACCTTCCGGGTGGTGGAGCGCAAGGAGCTGTCCTGGTCGATGGTGTCCGGGCAGTACGCGACCCCGCAGGGCGCCCGGCGCGCCCTCGTCCACCACCTCACCCGGCCCGTGCCGCAGCTCCCCGACCTGCCGGACATGCCCGAGCTGCCCGCGTGGATGATGGTGGACGAGAAGGAGCAGGCGGTCCACGACCGGGCCGCCAAGAAGTTCATGGCGCGCCGCAGGCCCAACGAACTCGTCGTGCGGGGGCGCCGGTACGAGGTCGTGCGGGTGGAGCGCGTGATGCGCATCGGGCCCGACGGCCCGGAGAAGCCGCGGCCGTCCGACACGGACGACTACGGCCCCTCCCAGATCCATCCCCTCATGGACGAGGAAGGGA
- a CDS encoding dihydrofolate reductase family protein, translating to MRPLISTAFVSLDGVMEAPGGEPGYRNSGWTFQDVEFLPEAYEIKGREQEEAGALMMGRTSYEAFSAVWPGMEEFARYKVMPKYVVSTTLQEDDLVSGWGDTTILRSADEVAALKKTEGGPVIVHGSAALNHSLSDAGLIDRYHLLVFPLLLGAGKRLFSTSDKDTQKLKLVEYEAYANGIQKNVFDVVR from the coding sequence ATGCGCCCTCTGATCAGCACCGCCTTCGTCTCCCTCGACGGCGTCATGGAGGCCCCGGGAGGCGAGCCCGGCTACCGGAACTCGGGGTGGACCTTCCAGGACGTGGAGTTCCTCCCGGAGGCGTACGAGATCAAGGGCCGGGAGCAGGAGGAGGCCGGCGCGCTGATGATGGGCCGGACCAGCTACGAGGCGTTCAGCGCGGTGTGGCCGGGGATGGAGGAGTTCGCCCGGTACAAGGTGATGCCGAAGTACGTCGTCTCCACCACGCTCCAGGAGGACGATCTGGTCTCCGGCTGGGGCGACACCACGATCCTGCGGTCAGCCGACGAGGTCGCCGCCCTCAAGAAGACCGAGGGCGGACCGGTCATCGTCCACGGCAGCGCCGCCCTGAACCACAGCCTGTCCGACGCGGGCCTGATCGACCGCTACCACCTGCTGGTCTTCCCGCTGCTGCTGGGCGCCGGCAAGCGGCTGTTCAGCACGAGCGACAAGGACACCCAGAAGCTGAAGCTGGTCGAGTACGAGGCGTACGCGAACGGCATCCAGAAGAACGTGTTCGACGTGGTGCGCTGA